One Halobaculum sp. CBA1158 DNA segment encodes these proteins:
- a CDS encoding nucleoside deaminase, which produces MTPSLDRLPDRFADLRHEAHVREAIELARSAADRGDDPYGSVLVRASDDEVAMRERNAVVTEDDVRRHPELTLASRAGREFSPAQRADLVMYTSTEPCPMCAGGIAHVGLGAVVHSTSAERAAELYGRDSWLPSEEVYDRLGSDVVAAGPVRPEAGDAVHRDAGGATGAGPDGASDGDG; this is translated from the coding sequence ATGACACCGTCGCTCGACCGGCTCCCGGACCGCTTCGCCGACCTGCGCCACGAAGCCCACGTTCGCGAAGCCATCGAACTGGCTCGCAGCGCCGCCGACCGCGGCGACGACCCGTACGGCTCCGTGCTCGTGCGCGCCTCGGACGACGAGGTCGCGATGCGCGAGCGCAACGCCGTCGTCACCGAGGACGACGTGCGCCGGCACCCCGAACTCACCCTCGCGTCCCGCGCGGGTCGGGAGTTCTCGCCGGCTCAGCGCGCGGACCTCGTGATGTACACCAGCACGGAGCCGTGTCCGATGTGCGCCGGGGGCATCGCCCACGTCGGCCTGGGCGCGGTAGTCCACTCGACGTCCGCCGAGCGCGCGGCCGAGTTGTACGGCCGCGACTCGTGGCTCCCCTCGGAGGAGGTGTACGATCGGCTCGGAAGCGACGTGGTCGCCGCCGGTCCGGTGCGTCCGGAGGCCGGCGACGCGGTCCACCGCGATGCGGGCGGGGCGACGGGGGCGGGTCCGGACGGTGCCTCCGACGGGGACGGGTGA
- a CDS encoding NYN domain-containing protein, whose protein sequence is MTEIHEDQRVAVLADSQNLYHSAQSVYSRNVDYSKMLEKAVMGRQLTRAIAYVIRADSPDEETFFEALRDIGFETKIKEIKTFGDGSKKADWDVGISLDAVTLADHVDTVVLCTGDADFSRLCSHLRHEGVRVEVVAFEESAAADLKAAADSFIDMSEREDTFLL, encoded by the coding sequence ATGACCGAGATACACGAGGACCAGCGGGTGGCCGTGTTGGCCGACTCGCAGAACCTGTATCACTCCGCACAGAGCGTCTACTCGCGCAACGTCGACTACTCGAAGATGTTGGAGAAGGCCGTGATGGGCCGTCAGCTCACCCGCGCGATCGCGTACGTCATCCGCGCGGACTCCCCCGACGAGGAGACGTTCTTCGAGGCGCTGCGCGACATCGGCTTCGAGACGAAGATCAAGGAGATCAAGACGTTCGGCGACGGCTCGAAGAAGGCCGACTGGGACGTGGGGATCAGCCTCGACGCCGTGACGCTCGCCGACCACGTCGACACGGTCGTGCTGTGCACCGGGGACGCCGACTTCTCGCGGCTCTGCTCGCACCTGCGCCACGAGGGCGTGCGCGTCGAGGTCGTCGCCTTCGAGGAGTCTGCCGCGGCGGACCTCAAGGCGGCGGCCGACTCCTTCATCGACATGAGCGAGCGCGAGGACACGTTCCTGCTATGA
- a CDS encoding PUA domain-containing protein has protein sequence MSGDATLADLRVVADYQFGAGAGEALFPADEDVTVRRSTSGRPRQVTCEAGRIVSYGTDGRFTLGVEGGRRLRASLPHPEYSVVVGDESAPFVRDGKNVFAKFVREVGESVRPRDEVVVVHDDGTVLAVGRAELAAAEMRDFSTGMAVKVRSGVDPE, from the coding sequence ATGAGCGGCGACGCGACCCTCGCGGACCTCAGGGTCGTCGCCGACTACCAGTTCGGGGCAGGCGCGGGCGAGGCGCTGTTCCCGGCCGACGAGGACGTGACCGTCCGCCGGTCGACCAGCGGCCGCCCGCGCCAGGTCACCTGCGAGGCCGGACGGATCGTCTCCTACGGGACGGACGGCCGGTTCACCCTCGGCGTCGAGGGGGGACGCCGGCTCCGGGCGTCGCTCCCCCACCCGGAGTACAGCGTCGTCGTCGGCGACGAGTCCGCGCCGTTCGTGCGCGACGGGAAGAACGTGTTCGCGAAGTTCGTCCGGGAGGTGGGCGAGTCGGTCCGCCCGCGCGACGAGGTGGTCGTGGTCCACGACGACGGGACGGTGCTCGCGGTCGGTCGCGCGGAGCTCGCGGCCGCGGAGATGCGCGACTTCTCGACGGGAATGGCTGTGAAGGTCCGGTCCGGCGTCGACCCCGAGTGA
- a CDS encoding presenilin family intramembrane aspartyl protease PSH: MSRRVTPRVRGALGVGALFLAVQALAVVVAPRLAGTGVSYGDGGDALVPLVAGLVVGTLLSLAVVRYGTARWVVRVVMLVSLSAAMWFATAALLGPVSGAALAVAGGLLAWRVPRPAVRNGVAVVGVAGAAGLFGASLDPAYAAVALVVATAYDAYAVYGSGHMLDMASASADLRVPSMFVVPTDDGYDDRALTVGDADATGSPAATVLGAGDALFPAMLTASLAVAEGGVGGRTVAALLGSLVGVAALQAFVHSRRGVHAGLPFVNGGALAGWLLALAVL; this comes from the coding sequence GTGAGCCGACGCGTCACCCCCCGGGTTCGCGGCGCGCTCGGCGTCGGCGCGCTGTTCCTCGCGGTCCAGGCGCTCGCGGTCGTGGTCGCGCCGCGCCTCGCCGGCACCGGCGTCAGCTACGGCGACGGCGGCGACGCGCTCGTCCCGCTGGTGGCGGGACTCGTGGTCGGAACCCTCCTGTCGCTGGCGGTCGTCCGCTACGGCACGGCCCGGTGGGTCGTCCGCGTGGTGATGCTCGTGTCGCTCTCGGCGGCGATGTGGTTCGCGACCGCAGCGCTGCTGGGCCCCGTCTCGGGCGCGGCGCTCGCCGTCGCCGGCGGACTCCTCGCGTGGCGCGTCCCCCGGCCCGCCGTGCGAAACGGCGTCGCGGTGGTCGGCGTCGCCGGCGCGGCCGGACTGTTCGGCGCGAGCCTCGACCCGGCGTACGCCGCGGTCGCGCTCGTCGTCGCGACCGCCTACGACGCCTACGCGGTGTACGGCTCCGGCCACATGCTCGACATGGCGAGCGCGAGCGCCGACCTCCGCGTCCCCTCGATGTTCGTCGTCCCCACCGACGACGGCTACGACGACCGCGCGCTCACGGTCGGCGACGCCGACGCGACCGGGTCGCCGGCGGCGACCGTGCTGGGCGCAGGCGACGCGCTGTTCCCCGCCATGCTGACCGCCAGTCTCGCGGTCGCCGAGGGGGGCGTCGGGGGCCGGACGGTCGCCGCGCTCCTCGGGTCGCTAGTCGGGGTGGCGGCCCTGCAGGCGTTCGTCCACAGCCGCCGCGGCGTCCACGCCGGCCTCCCGTTCGTGAACGGCGGCGCGCTCGCGGGGTGGCTCCTCGCGCTCGCGGTGCTGTGA
- a CDS encoding presenilin family intramembrane aspartyl protease PSH, producing the protein MNTRAARGVLLAALLFLVVHVGAVSLAPTFDAAGYQTVEDPQDPTNSGLYIGAILVATALMLAAFKYDLDWVVRLVIVASSGALSWYVFSVFLPGTAALVAAGLVSAALLAYPEWYVIDTAGALMGAGAAGLFGISFGLLPAIALLSVLAVYDAISVYGTEHMLDLADGVLDLNIPVVLVIPLEWSYSLLAEGSTEGATEGTDEADREVFFIGLGDAVMPAVMAASAAFWSPAPAFGLPVVPAMGLPSLLSIVGTFLGLGVLLRMVLKGNPHAGLPLLNGGAIGGYLLGSLAAGVPLAEALGVAAYL; encoded by the coding sequence ATGAACACACGCGCGGCGCGCGGCGTCCTCCTCGCGGCCCTGTTGTTCCTCGTCGTCCACGTCGGGGCGGTGTCGCTCGCGCCGACGTTCGACGCCGCGGGTTACCAGACCGTCGAAGACCCGCAGGATCCCACGAACTCCGGGCTGTACATCGGAGCGATCCTCGTCGCCACGGCGCTGATGCTCGCGGCGTTCAAGTACGACCTCGACTGGGTCGTCAGGCTCGTCATCGTCGCCTCCTCGGGCGCGCTCTCGTGGTACGTGTTCTCGGTGTTCCTTCCGGGGACGGCGGCGCTCGTCGCCGCCGGCCTCGTCTCTGCCGCGCTGCTCGCGTACCCCGAGTGGTACGTCATCGACACCGCGGGAGCGCTGATGGGCGCGGGCGCGGCGGGACTGTTCGGCATCTCCTTCGGACTCCTCCCGGCGATCGCCCTCCTCTCCGTGCTCGCTGTGTACGACGCTATCTCGGTGTACGGCACCGAGCACATGCTCGACCTCGCGGACGGCGTGCTCGACCTCAACATCCCGGTCGTGCTCGTCATCCCGCTGGAGTGGTCCTACTCGCTGCTCGCGGAGGGGTCGACCGAGGGCGCGACCGAGGGCACCGACGAGGCCGACCGCGAGGTGTTCTTCATCGGCCTCGGCGACGCTGTGATGCCGGCGGTGATGGCCGCCTCGGCGGCGTTCTGGTCGCCCGCGCCGGCGTTCGGTCTCCCCGTCGTCCCCGCGATGGGGCTGCCGTCCCTGCTCTCGATCGTCGGCACCTTCCTCGGGCTGGGGGTCCTCCTGCGGATGGTGCTGAAGGGGAACCCGCACGCCGGGCTCCCGCTGCTCAACGGCGGCGCGATCGGGGGCTACCTCCTCGGGTCGCTCGCGGCTGGCGTGCCGCTCGCGGAGGCGCTGGGCGTCGCTGCGTACCTGTGA
- a CDS encoding chromosome segregation protein SMC: MGNRVDDLEAQVAELQAAVDGLTEELVEAKERISQLERSNAVEADPVEDHNPNAEFVPNESATAGNANGSSTGAADDGRVMADDEDDAQKAARGADGDGAEGADDDADSTDDDSDDIIVA, from the coding sequence ATGGGAAATCGGGTCGATGACCTCGAAGCGCAAGTCGCCGAGTTGCAGGCCGCGGTCGATGGCCTGACCGAGGAACTGGTCGAAGCCAAAGAGCGGATCTCTCAGTTGGAGCGGTCCAACGCCGTCGAGGCCGACCCCGTCGAGGACCACAACCCCAACGCGGAGTTCGTCCCCAACGAGTCCGCCACCGCCGGGAACGCCAACGGGAGTTCGACGGGCGCGGCCGACGACGGCCGGGTCATGGCCGACGACGAGGACGACGCCCAGAAGGCGGCGCGCGGTGCCGACGGCGACGGGGCGGAGGGAGCCGACGACGACGCCGACTCCACCGACGACGACTCCGACGACATCATCGTCGCGTAA
- the smc gene encoding chromosome segregation protein SMC, protein MHITELVLDNFKSFGRPTRIPFYEDFTVITGPNGSGKSNIIDGVLFALGLARTRGIRAEKLTDLIYNPGFEDDEGPSGDREASVEVVLDNADGTLDRSQVVSAAGSDDIGDHEEITIKRRVKETDDNYYSYYYLNGRSVNLSDIQDLLAQAGITPEGYNVVMQGDVTDIINMTPHERRGIIDEIAGVAEFDAKKEDAFGELETVEERIDEADLRIEEKEERLDQLADERETALQYQDLRDEKQEYEGYLKAAELEEKRADLEETRESMASREDELEELRAELDERQARVDDFESDLDEINREIERKGEDEQIAIKSEIEEIKGEVSRLEGKIENQRERVEEAEGERREAFVAIDKKDEEIDELESDIRETKVEKANVKSTLTSKRTDLADVQAEIDSVDTEFDELKADLAEKKETLEELRSEKNELQREKDRLLDDARRRSNEIGDTEEELQETREAIPDLNERVSNLHSELDKAEKNKVNIDGVIEDLRGEKEEYQDELEEVDAEIREMQQEYSKLEARADDSGDTSWPRAVTEVKNAQFSGVHGPVGELASVPGEYATACETAAGGRLANVVVDDDGVGSDCIDYLKQRNAGRATFLPITEMDERGLPSLPNDPGVVDFARNLVDYDAEYEGIFSYVLGSTLVVEDMDTARHLMGNYRMVTLDGDLVEKSGAMTGGSGGGSRYSFSKSGKGKLERVAEAIHELEDERQRIKSEIADVDDDLEDARSRASDAAEKVRDIESDIDRVEEQLETKEERVGELEDRLEELREERESVDEEMTALDGEIEEADEEIASIEADIEELEAELADSKIPELSAEADEIRAEIDDLEERMDDLDGELNQLQLEKQYAEEAVDDLHDTVEEAQSKKADAEEQIDEYEEQIAEKESTLEEKRDAIAELEDELADLKEEREGVKESLREAKAERDDQENEVERVVSTLESLRETAERLEWEIDSLEEQVGSYDPEEIPDHDTVESEIDRLQEAMEELEPVNMLAIDEYDDVQADLDDLRERRDVLVDEREAIEERIDRFESQKRATFMDAYEAIDEQFTEIFQRLSAGTGELVLEDPEDPFEGGLTMKAQPGDKPIQRLDAMSGGEKSLTALAFIFAIQRHNPAPFYALDEIDAFLDAVNAERVGEMVHDLAGEAQFVVVSHRSALLERSERAIGVTMQSDNVSAVTGIQLGEDGEPVPEVQADD, encoded by the coding sequence ATGCACATCACCGAACTCGTCCTGGACAACTTCAAGAGCTTCGGGCGGCCGACGCGGATCCCCTTCTACGAGGACTTCACCGTCATCACGGGCCCGAACGGCTCCGGCAAGTCGAACATCATCGACGGGGTGCTGTTCGCGCTCGGCCTCGCCCGGACGCGCGGCATCCGCGCGGAGAAGCTGACCGACCTCATCTACAACCCCGGCTTCGAGGACGACGAAGGGCCCTCCGGGGACCGGGAGGCCAGCGTCGAGGTCGTCCTCGACAACGCCGACGGCACCCTCGACCGCTCGCAGGTGGTGAGCGCCGCCGGCAGCGACGACATCGGCGACCACGAGGAGATCACGATCAAGCGCCGGGTGAAGGAGACCGACGACAACTACTACTCGTACTACTACCTCAACGGGCGCTCGGTCAACCTCTCGGACATTCAGGACCTGCTCGCGCAGGCAGGGATCACGCCCGAGGGCTACAACGTCGTCATGCAGGGCGACGTGACCGACATCATCAACATGACGCCCCACGAGCGCCGGGGGATCATCGACGAGATCGCCGGCGTCGCCGAGTTCGACGCGAAAAAGGAGGACGCCTTCGGCGAACTGGAGACAGTCGAGGAGCGCATCGACGAGGCCGACCTCCGCATCGAGGAGAAGGAGGAACGGCTCGACCAGCTCGCCGACGAGCGCGAGACCGCCCTCCAGTACCAGGACCTCCGCGACGAGAAGCAGGAGTACGAGGGGTACCTCAAGGCCGCCGAGTTGGAGGAGAAGCGCGCCGACCTCGAGGAGACGCGCGAGTCGATGGCGAGCAGGGAGGACGAACTCGAGGAGCTTCGGGCGGAACTCGACGAGCGCCAGGCCCGCGTCGACGACTTCGAGAGCGACCTCGACGAGATCAACCGGGAGATCGAGCGGAAGGGCGAGGACGAACAGATCGCGATCAAATCCGAGATCGAGGAGATCAAAGGCGAGGTCTCTCGGTTGGAGGGGAAGATCGAGAATCAGCGCGAGCGCGTCGAGGAGGCCGAGGGCGAGCGCCGCGAGGCGTTCGTCGCGATCGACAAGAAGGACGAGGAGATCGACGAACTCGAGTCCGACATCCGGGAGACGAAAGTCGAGAAGGCGAACGTGAAGTCGACGCTGACCTCGAAGCGGACCGATCTGGCGGACGTGCAGGCCGAGATCGACAGCGTCGACACGGAGTTCGACGAGCTGAAGGCGGATCTGGCCGAGAAGAAGGAGACGCTCGAGGAGCTGCGGAGCGAGAAGAACGAGCTCCAGCGCGAGAAGGACCGCCTCCTCGACGACGCGCGCCGGCGTTCGAACGAGATCGGCGACACGGAGGAGGAACTCCAGGAGACGCGCGAGGCGATCCCCGACCTGAATGAGCGCGTCTCGAACCTCCACTCGGAGCTGGACAAAGCGGAGAAGAACAAGGTCAACATCGACGGCGTCATCGAGGACTTACGCGGCGAAAAGGAGGAGTACCAGGACGAACTCGAGGAGGTCGACGCGGAGATCCGCGAGATGCAACAGGAGTACTCGAAGCTCGAGGCGCGGGCGGACGACTCCGGTGACACGTCGTGGCCGCGGGCGGTGACCGAGGTGAAGAACGCGCAGTTCTCCGGCGTCCACGGTCCGGTCGGCGAGCTCGCGTCGGTCCCCGGCGAGTACGCGACGGCGTGTGAGACCGCCGCCGGCGGTCGGCTCGCGAACGTCGTCGTCGACGACGACGGCGTCGGCTCCGACTGCATCGACTACCTGAAGCAGCGCAACGCGGGGCGCGCGACGTTCCTACCCATCACGGAGATGGACGAGCGCGGCCTGCCGTCGCTGCCGAACGATCCCGGCGTCGTCGACTTCGCGCGCAACCTCGTCGACTACGACGCGGAGTACGAGGGGATCTTCTCGTACGTGCTCGGGTCGACGCTGGTCGTCGAGGACATGGACACGGCCCGGCACCTGATGGGTAACTACCGGATGGTCACCCTCGACGGCGACCTCGTCGAGAAGTCCGGTGCGATGACCGGCGGCTCCGGCGGCGGCTCCCGCTACTCCTTCTCGAAGTCAGGGAAGGGGAAGCTGGAGCGCGTCGCCGAGGCGATCCACGAACTCGAGGACGAACGCCAGCGGATCAAATCCGAGATCGCCGACGTCGACGACGACCTGGAGGACGCCCGGTCGCGCGCGTCCGACGCCGCCGAGAAGGTCAGGGACATCGAGTCGGACATCGACCGCGTCGAGGAGCAACTCGAGACGAAAGAAGAGCGGGTCGGCGAGCTGGAGGACCGCCTCGAGGAGCTGCGCGAGGAGCGCGAGTCCGTCGACGAGGAGATGACGGCGCTGGACGGCGAGATCGAGGAGGCGGACGAGGAGATCGCGTCGATCGAGGCGGACATCGAGGAGTTGGAAGCCGAGTTGGCCGACTCGAAGATTCCCGAGCTGTCGGCCGAGGCAGACGAGATCCGCGCGGAGATCGACGACCTCGAGGAGCGGATGGACGACCTCGACGGCGAACTGAACCAGCTCCAACTGGAGAAACAGTACGCCGAGGAGGCCGTCGACGACCTCCACGACACCGTCGAGGAGGCGCAGTCGAAGAAGGCCGACGCCGAAGAGCAGATCGACGAGTACGAGGAGCAGATTGCCGAGAAGGAGTCGACGCTGGAGGAGAAACGCGACGCGATAGCCGAGTTGGAGGACGAACTCGCGGACCTCAAGGAGGAGCGCGAGGGCGTCAAGGAGTCGCTCCGAGAGGCGAAGGCCGAGCGCGACGACCAGGAGAACGAGGTCGAGCGCGTCGTCTCGACGCTGGAGTCGCTGCGCGAGACCGCAGAGCGCCTGGAGTGGGAGATCGACTCGCTGGAGGAGCAGGTCGGCAGCTACGACCCCGAGGAGATCCCCGACCACGACACCGTCGAGTCCGAGATCGACCGGCTGCAAGAAGCGATGGAGGAGCTGGAGCCGGTGAACATGCTCGCGATCGACGAGTACGACGACGTGCAGGCGGACCTCGACGACCTCCGGGAGCGCCGCGACGTGCTCGTCGACGAACGCGAGGCCATCGAGGAACGGATCGACCGCTTCGAGTCCCAGAAGCGGGCGACGTTCATGGACGCCTACGAGGCGATCGACGAGCAGTTCACCGAGATATTCCAGCGGCTTTCCGCCGGGACCGGTGAGCTGGTCTTAGAGGACCCCGAAGATCCCTTCGAAGGGGGGTTGACGATGAAGGCCCAACCGGGGGACAAACCGATCCAACGGCTCGACGCGATGTCGGGCGGAGAGAAGTCGCTGACGGCGCTGGCGTTCATCTTCGCCATCCAGCGGCACAACCCCGCGCCGTTCTACGCGCTCGATGAGATCGACGCCTTCCTCGACGCGGTCAACGCCGAGCGCGTCGGCGAGATGGTCCACGACCTCGCGGGCGAGGCCCAGTTCGTCGTGGTCAGCCACCGCTCGGCGCTGCTGGAGCGCTCCGAGCGCGCCATCGGCGTGACGATGCAGTCGGACAACGTCTCGGCCGTGACGGGCATCCAGTTGGGTGAGGACGGCGAGCCGGTGCCGGAGGTGCAGGCGGATGATTGA
- a CDS encoding segregation/condensation protein A, with translation MIDAPGDVRELGPGDGGTDDDEVEPVELLVNLAEEGEIDPWDIDVVEVTDAFLDRLDEADIRTGGRALFYASVLLRMKSDDMLAADDDDPEDELEPWERAFEGGGEMAGEGAPIDDGFDPVNALEDEMDRRLERKSTRGSPETLDELVRELREAERGTWWKESREYDTSESPTGFSRGTQTLEYRGAEDLRQEGEPDEDDVTGTTHEEDIEAVIDDVRAALHPQYERGRAEVLFREVADTGSTAVMTYLAMLFLAHRGEITLEQDDLFGDLWVRDAGVAAAGDEAIAD, from the coding sequence ATGATTGACGCCCCGGGCGACGTGCGCGAACTCGGTCCCGGCGACGGCGGGACCGACGACGACGAGGTCGAGCCGGTCGAACTGCTCGTCAACCTCGCGGAGGAGGGGGAGATCGACCCGTGGGACATCGACGTGGTCGAAGTGACCGACGCGTTCCTCGACCGGCTCGACGAGGCAGACATCCGGACGGGCGGTCGCGCCCTCTTCTACGCGAGCGTCCTCCTTCGGATGAAGTCCGACGACATGCTCGCGGCCGACGACGACGACCCCGAGGACGAACTCGAGCCGTGGGAGCGGGCGTTCGAGGGCGGCGGCGAGATGGCCGGCGAGGGCGCGCCGATCGACGACGGCTTCGACCCCGTGAACGCGCTGGAGGACGAGATGGACCGCCGGTTGGAGCGCAAGAGCACCCGCGGCTCGCCCGAGACGCTGGACGAACTCGTGCGGGAACTTCGCGAGGCCGAGCGGGGCACCTGGTGGAAGGAGTCCAGGGAGTACGACACCAGCGAGTCGCCGACCGGGTTCTCCCGGGGGACGCAGACGCTGGAGTATCGAGGGGCCGAGGACCTCAGACAGGAGGGCGAACCGGACGAGGACGACGTGACCGGGACGACCCACGAGGAGGACATCGAGGCGGTCATCGACGACGTGCGCGCCGCGTTGCACCCGCAGTACGAGCGCGGGCGGGCGGAGGTGCTGTTCCGAGAGGTCGCCGACACCGGTAGCACAGCGGTGATGACGTACCTCGCGATGCTGTTTCTGGCGCACCGCGGCGAGATCACGCTGGAGCAGGACGACCTGTTCGGCGATCTCTGGGTGCGCGACGCCGGCGTCGCCGCCGCGGGCGACGAGGCGATCGCGGACTAA
- the mtnP gene encoding S-methyl-5'-thioadenosine phosphorylase has translation MTIGFIGGSGIYEALPLRNTRTESVTTPFGEPSADLEIGEFGDTGREVVFLPRHGPDHQRSPTDLPYKANIHALKQAGVEYVIASNAVGSLKEELSPQTLVVPDQIYDRTKHRDLSFFGDGIVVHQPFTRPYSPKLADHLADAAERALGDLGSDSDVVDEGTYVCIEGPQYSTKAESEFYKSQGWDLVGMTAIPEAKLAREAEMAYATVAGVTDYDVWKQDAEVTLEEVLENAAANEEAIKETVEEAVRTFPDEMDCEAHGSLEGTINTPAEAVPEETRERVGLFVDEYLDE, from the coding sequence ATGACCATCGGCTTCATCGGCGGCAGCGGGATCTACGAGGCGCTCCCGCTGCGAAACACGCGCACCGAGTCAGTCACCACTCCCTTCGGCGAGCCCTCCGCGGACCTGGAGATCGGCGAGTTCGGCGACACCGGCCGCGAGGTCGTGTTCCTCCCCCGGCACGGCCCCGACCACCAGCGCTCGCCCACGGACCTGCCGTACAAGGCGAACATCCACGCGCTGAAGCAGGCGGGCGTCGAGTACGTCATCGCCAGCAACGCCGTCGGCTCACTGAAGGAGGAGCTGTCGCCGCAGACGCTCGTGGTCCCCGACCAGATCTACGACCGGACGAAACACCGAGACCTCTCCTTCTTCGGCGACGGGATCGTCGTCCACCAGCCGTTCACGCGCCCGTACTCGCCGAAGCTGGCCGACCACCTCGCCGACGCGGCCGAGCGCGCGCTCGGCGACCTCGGCTCCGACTCCGACGTCGTCGACGAGGGGACCTACGTCTGCATCGAGGGACCGCAGTACTCCACGAAGGCCGAGTCGGAGTTCTACAAGAGCCAGGGCTGGGATCTCGTGGGCATGACCGCGATCCCGGAGGCGAAGCTCGCCCGCGAGGCCGAGATGGCGTACGCGACGGTCGCCGGGGTCACCGACTACGACGTGTGGAAACAGGACGCCGAGGTGACGCTGGAGGAGGTGCTGGAGAACGCCGCCGCCAACGAGGAGGCGATCAAAGAGACCGTCGAGGAAGCCGTCCGCACCTTCCCCGACGAGATGGACTGCGAGGCCCACGGCTCGCTCGAGGGGACGATCAACACGCCCGCCGAGGCCGTGCCCGAGGAGACCCGCGAGCGCGTCGGGCTGTTCGTGGACGAGTATCTGGACGAGTAA
- a CDS encoding 5'-deoxyadenosine deaminase encodes MLLAGTVVADAETVIENGAVVVDGDRIVAVGDEAGLRERYPDHARREFGIVAPGTVGAHVHSVQSLGRGIADDAALLDWLNDHVLPMEAGLGADGMRLAAELGYLECIESGVTTVIDHLSVHHADQALAAAVDSGIRARAGKVLMDTNAPDGLSQETERALAESEALIWNYHGADDGRIRYAVTPRFAVTCTDECLRGCRDLADAYDGVRIHTHASENTDEIGVVEERTGKRNVAYLDEVGLTGEDVILAHCVHTDETEREIIAETGTHVTHCPSSNMKLASGIAPVEDYLARGVTVALGNDGPPCNNTLDPFTELKQASLLAKVDARDPTAVDAATAFRMATRNGAEAAGFEAVGALREEWKADVIGIDTDLTRATPIHDPVGHLVFAAHGDDVAFTMVDGAVLYDEADGGHRTLDAERIRREANAFDVPGVDA; translated from the coding sequence ATGCTACTCGCCGGAACCGTCGTCGCCGACGCCGAGACGGTCATCGAGAACGGCGCGGTCGTCGTCGACGGCGACCGGATCGTCGCCGTCGGCGACGAGGCCGGTCTCCGCGAGCGCTACCCCGACCACGCGCGCCGCGAGTTCGGGATCGTCGCCCCCGGCACCGTCGGCGCGCACGTCCACTCCGTGCAGTCGCTCGGCCGGGGGATCGCCGACGACGCCGCGCTGCTCGACTGGCTGAACGACCACGTGCTGCCGATGGAGGCCGGGCTCGGTGCCGATGGAATGCGACTCGCGGCCGAACTCGGCTACCTGGAGTGCATCGAGTCGGGCGTCACCACCGTGATCGACCACCTGTCGGTCCACCACGCCGACCAGGCGCTGGCGGCGGCCGTCGACTCGGGCATCCGCGCCCGCGCCGGCAAGGTGCTGATGGACACGAACGCCCCCGACGGCCTCAGCCAGGAGACGGAGCGGGCGCTCGCGGAATCGGAGGCCCTGATCTGGAACTACCACGGAGCCGACGACGGCCGGATCCGCTACGCCGTCACCCCGCGGTTCGCCGTCACCTGCACCGACGAGTGTCTGCGCGGCTGTCGCGACCTCGCCGACGCCTACGACGGCGTCCGGATCCACACCCACGCCTCCGAGAACACCGACGAGATCGGCGTCGTCGAGGAGCGTACCGGCAAGCGAAACGTCGCGTACCTCGACGAAGTGGGCCTCACCGGCGAGGACGTGATCCTCGCCCACTGCGTCCACACCGACGAGACGGAACGCGAGATCATCGCCGAAACCGGGACGCACGTGACGCACTGCCCGTCCTCGAACATGAAGCTCGCATCCGGGATCGCGCCCGTCGAGGACTACCTCGCGCGCGGCGTCACCGTCGCCCTCGGCAACGACGGCCCCCCGTGCAACAACACGCTCGACCCCTTCACGGAACTGAAGCAAGCCAGTCTGCTCGCGAAGGTGGACGCGCGCGATCCCACGGCCGTCGACGCCGCCACGGCGTTCCGGATGGCGACCCGAAACGGTGCCGAGGCCGCCGGGTTCGAGGCGGTCGGCGCGCTCCGTGAGGAGTGGAAGGCCGACGTGATCGGCATCGACACGGACCTGACGCGGGCGACGCCGATCCACGACCCCGTGGGCCACCTCGTGTTCGCGGCCCACGGCGACGACGTGGCGTTCACGATGGTCGACGGCGCGGTGCTGTACGACGAGGCCGACGGCGGGCACCGGACGCTCGACGCCGAACGGATCCGTCGCGAGGCGAACGCGTTCGACGTGCCCGGCGTCGACGCCTGA